The Micropterus dolomieu isolate WLL.071019.BEF.003 ecotype Adirondacks linkage group LG20, ASM2129224v1, whole genome shotgun sequence genome has a segment encoding these proteins:
- the ca7 gene encoding carbonic anhydrase 7, protein MAGNHWGYGKEDGPSVWHKNYPVAQGNRQSPIDIVPHQASYDPSLGPIVLNYDQCTSINIANNGHSVVVEFDDSDGRSVIQGGPLDNPYRLKQFHFHWGGKGCHGSEHTVAGNGYASELHLVHWNAIKYKTFGEAATAPDGLAVLGIFLERGDDHRWLHTITDALYMVKFKASVTNFKGFNPKCLLPSSLHYWTYLGSLTTPPLHETVNWIILKEPIVVSEKQLGKFRMLQFSGEEDDQRIRMENNFRPPQPLKGRKVRSSN, encoded by the exons GTCCTTCTGTATGGCACAAAAACTACCCCGTTGCTCAGGGTAACCGGCAGTCTCCCATAGACATAGTCCCTCATCAGGCTTCTTATGATCCCAGTCTGGGCCCGATTGTCCTAAACTACGATCAATGTACCTCCATCAACATCGCCAACAATGGACattctgttgttgttgagtttGATGACTCGGATGGCCGCTCAG TGATCCAGGGTGGCCCACTTGACAATCCCTACAGACTGAAACAGTTTCACTTCCATTGGGGGGGAAAGGGCTGCCATGGGTCTGAGCATACTGTTGCAGGAAATGGCTATGCATCTGAG CTTCATCTAGTCCACTGGAATGCTATCAAGTACAAGACATTTGGGGAGGCAGCAACAGCTCCTGATGGCCTTGCTGTCCTTGGAATTTTTTTAGAA AGAGGTGATGACCACAGATGGCTCCACACGATAACAGATGCCCTGTACATGGTGAAGTTTAAG GCTAGTGTCACAAATTTCAAAGGTTTCAACCCAAAGTGCCTCCTACCCAGCAGCCTCCACTATTGGACGTACCTGGGCTCACTGACCACACCCCCCCTGCATGAGACCGTCAACTGGATCATCCTGAAGGAGCCTATTGTAGTTTCTgaaaaacag CTGGGCAAGTTTAGAATGCTTCAGTTCAGTGGAGAGGAAGATGATCAGAGGATACGCATGGAAAACAACTTCAGGCCTCCCCAGCCTCTCAAAGGCAGGAAAGTGCGTTCCTCTAATTAA